DNA from Malus sylvestris chromosome 11, drMalSylv7.2, whole genome shotgun sequence:
ttttaccagatATTTTTATCCTCACCAGAGTGAATATTGGTACCGGGTAATGTTGgagtaaaatttttatttttttccacaTATTTTTATAAGTCACGgtgtaaaattaaattagaacaTGAACCATGGAGAGTAGTTTAACATCTTATAAACCCTTACAAAGTTTTCACCGATGTGAAACTTTTTTACCTTCACATCCTCacacgccccctcacgtgtgacaaattttcaagccaaacacgtggacaacactaactgggtgacgtggagcacgtgtggcTGTTGGGCTTCGCACATGGGCCAACTTGCTCTAGTaccatgaaaaaaaattagggtttcaccataaaaccaattagtaATATAGAGAGTAGCCTAATATCTTTCAAGTACATATAGGGTAACTTCTTTTTCAGATGTAGGATTCATTATCAACATTCATCAGATCATCAATTATATGAAATTTGACAGTCAGATAACATTTTCATCTATGTATCTAACAAGATAATATTCAAAATGTTAAAATTACCAGTGTATATCATTACCTCTAGAATGTCTCCAATATTCACAATAAAGGCATCTGGTAGTGGCTTCACAGGAACCCAAATCCCATCCTTCTTTACTTGGAGGCCATCCATTTCGTTGATTTGTAGGAGGACGGTGAGGCCTATAGCATCAGAGTGAGGGGTCAGACCGATGACTGTCTCCGGCTGAGGACACGGAGGGTAATAGTTCATCCTCATCGCTTGCAATCCATCTTCGAATAAGTTGGTCACTTCCTTGGCTTCCGTCTGCAAAGCTTTTTCCATGTGTGATATTATAGTCATGGCTAGGTTTTTCAGTTCCAATGAGTAAGTTTCTAAAGTCTCTCTGCATTGtaaaaatataggtaaattattttcacatatatcttataataataaaatgtgtccAATATATGATTTGGATATAGTGGCATGAgttgaaatatttttgggttttagttAGATATTTAAAGTTAGGTGGGTTTTTGTCTAGAAAATAGAAGTTGTAAGGATCTATTTCTAAGGAAttccaaaataaattagtttttagtcttttaaattgtaaaaatagaaaattggaTTAATGTCAATGATTTTTTTAGAGGGTTGATATTCTAACTCAGACTTTTATCTTCTCACCCACTTTAAGATTTCACGACATAATATTTGTTAGCATTGACCACAATATAACATAATTTATGtactttataaaataaaggagtaattaggttttcatccttatttttactactctattgattaaaaccttattacttttcaatttttgatcaaggtcctttgtattaataatatcattaattatttcaataataaaatattttttatttctaaatatattcatttaatattaaaaatgttacaattagtatatttatatttatggctaaattttttatcatatatttttatttttagtttgtacccatttttaatttgcaaaccttttttaatttgtaccaattttcctttcaattttaatttgtacccatatattaatttctttttgtgcccatatttttttaaagttttatttgtattgtacccatatttttttatttatttgtacccatttttatttttgctaaatgtacccattttgaagaatgtacccatgttttgatacaataactttttggttattttttatgaatgtacccatgtttacacacacacacacaatagtatatttatattttaatatttttaatcccatcaattatgttttttatttaaaatctcattactataaacaactataaattttaaattttaatttaaaaaatatagtaacgtacatagaaataaattatcaattaattttagggacttggatcaaaaattgaaaaccaaaaaagtttcagtcaaagattattcataattagggaccgcatccaaagtctccctaaaataaaataaaatccctaagatgaaaaatataaaacaatcaGAATCGCAACCCAGCGTTGGTGGTAAGGCGCTATAGCATTGATCCTCGTGATTTTGAGTTGGAAGGCTGGTAAGGAACAATCAGAATGCCTTGCCTCGTCTGCATGTCCTCACTCACAGCGGCGTCAATGCCGGCTCATCAGGGGTTGCCAACCGCTATGTCCGCGACGTCATGATTAGTTCGAGGCTTGCAATGGGTTGTCAATGACCATGTCCACGAACACGCCGATTGACCTATGCTTGTTTTCTTTATCTAGTGTCTGGGTTCTACTCTCGCTCTTTCGTGATGCTGTGCCATCTCGATTTGAGTTCTGCGACGAGAAAGTAGTGTCCATAGGAGGGTTAGAAGGGCGAAGGTGGGGCGGTTTTGGAGCGGTGGTGTTCCTGCAGCGGTTGGGATTCGAGTGGTGGCCTGGGTGGTGTTGAGGTTGTGCGGGTAGGTTTTTACCGTTTGGGGGGATGTTGGTCTATCGGAGATTGTCAGCAATTGTtagtgtttaagtgttttagctgAAATAAAGCAATGTCTTTTACTTGTTTTTTAATTAGAGCCATTGGATTACATTCCAACAATGAATGCTCTAGATTGAATGACAGTTAGTAATATAGAGTGACAAATGTAGCTATCTCATAGGATAGATGAAATGAATGGCTGTGATGTATTCTTTcttgtgtgagagagagataaaACAGTGCACTACATTTGTTGAAAATGGTTGGACACATTCTGATCAGATCTGAATGATGAAATGAAGTTGAATCATCTTCTCTGTGAATTCTCTTTCTGAAAGTTACATTTCTTCTAAATCCTATAATAATCACTCTTCTCTGTaatctaacatggcctcagagccggGTTGCATCCTCTGCAACTGGGCGTGAATCTGTGAAGCTCACAGTGAAGAGCTCGAACTGACCGTTGAGTTCTCACTGAAGAAAACGCGGAGAAGAAAGTGTAGTGATCTTAGATCTCGTCTCACATGGCTGGATCGAGTGGAGCTGATCTTCGTGCACCGGTTTTCAATggtgaaaactttgatttctggcAGATTCGGATGAAGACAATATTCCGATCGCACGAGCTATGGGATATCGTCGAAAATGGTGTCGAAACTTCGACGAAGAAGGATGAAGAACTTACTGTAGCTGAAAGCAAGTTATTGAAGGAGAATATAGTCAGAGATGCAAAGGCACTTGGAATCATTCAAGGCGCGGTTTCGGATCAGATCTTTCCGAGAATCGCAATCCAAGAGACTGCAAATGCTGCTTGGAATGTGCTGAAACAAGAATTTGTGGGAGATAAACAGGTACGGGCTGTGAAACTCCAAGGCTTACGCCGGGATTTTGAATATACTAGAATGGGTGAAAATGAAGCTTTCTCTGCATATCTAGTTAGgttatttgatttgattagtCAAATGAGAAGCTATGGTGAGGAGATAAGTAATCAGAGAATCGTTCAAAAGTTGCTAATAAGTTTACCTAGGTCCTATGATAGTATTGCTTCTGTGATTGAAAATACTAAGGATCTAGATATTGTTGATGTTCAAGATGTGGTAGCTATTCTCAAAGGTTATGAGCAAAGAATTGATCGGCATGATGAATCTCATACTGAGAAAGCATTTGTTAGTCTCAGTATTGCTCCAAAACAGAATAAGTACAATGGGAATCAAGGGTTCAAACCACAGAAGAATTGGAAGTCTAAATGGAAGAAAGGAGAACATAGACCTGCAAATCAAACTGGAAAAGTTGCAGGTACTTCTGAAGGAGCTAAGAATCCCTGTATTCATTGTGATAAATTGCATTTTGGTGAATGTTGGTTCAAAGATAAACCAAGGTGTCATAGTTGTCATAAGTTGGGGCATATTGCAAGAGATTGCCGAGTCAAGAAGGAGAAGACTAATCAACATGTGAATTTTGTTAATCAAGTCAATGATACTCCTACCATGTTCTATGTCTGCAATAATGTTAatgtgaagaaaaatgaagatatATGGTATGTAGACAGTGGTTGTAGTAACCATATGACTGGAAGGGAGGAGTTACTGATTGACATTGATAGAAATATGACTGCTAAGGTAGAGATGGGTACAGGACAGCTCATCGAAGTCACAGGGAAAGGAAGTTTAGTAGTTGATACCAAAATGGGAAGGAGATATATCAAAGAAGTGATGTTAATTCCAAGgttaaaagaaaatttgctcAGTGTAGGGCAAATGATGGAACACGgttactttcttgtgtttggaGGTACAACTGCAGAGATATATGATGATAGTTCAATGTCTAATCTGATAGCTAGAATACCAATGAAGGGAAATAGAAGTTTTCCTTTGAGACTTATACCTGAGATGCAGGTTGCTCTAAAGACTTGTGTGTTTCAGTCTTCTAAAATCTGGCATAGGAGGTTAGGACATTTGAATTTGAGCAGTTTGAAACAACTCAAAGAGCATGATATGGTGTTGGGTTTGCCGGATCTTGAAATGACAAATGAGATATGTGAAGGGTGTGCTCTTGGGAAGCATTGCAGAGATGCATTTCCAAAGGAAGCATCATGGAGGGCCACACAACCTCTTGAACTCATTCACTCTGACATTTGTGGACCCATGCAGATTTCTACAAAGGCTGGAAATAAGTATTTTCTCACCTTCATAGATGACTGCACTCGGATGTGTTGGGTTTACTTCTTAAGGAACAAGTCAGAGGTGTTTAGTgtattcaagaaattcaagctcaCAGTTGAATTGCAAAGTGGATATAAATTGAAGAAGTTGAGAAGTGACAGAGGATGAGAATATGTATCTGTTGAATTCAGGGAATTTTGTGAAGAAATGGGCATGGAAAGACAGTTTACAGTGGGATACACACCTCAGCAGAATGGAGTAGCTGAGAGGAAGAATAGAACCATAGTTGAGATGTCAAAGTGTATGATGATTGAAAAGGGTGTCCCATTTGAATTCTGGGCAGAAGCTGTTAATACATCAGTGTATATTTTGAACAGATGTCCTACCAAGTCTCTTGATAAGAAGACTCCTTTCGAGGCATATAGTGGAAGAAAACCAGGGATCAAACACTTAAAGATTTTTGGTTCTGTGTGTTATGCATACATTCCAAGACAGGTTAGACAGAAATTGGATGAAACAAGTACTAAATGCATATTTTTGGGATATGGCACATGTGAGAAAGGGTATAGACTCTATGATCCTATCTCAAAGAAAATAATTGTGTCAAGAGATGTAATAGTCAATGAAAATGCTTGCTGGGATTGGGAGTCATAATCTGAGAAAATCATCAGTGTATCCATACCTGGAAAGAAATTGTGTGAACAAAATGTGGAAGAAAATTCAAGTGATAAGAGTGATGAAAATGATGAATTCTTAGCATCTTCATCTGAAGCAAATGAGTCAATTGAAAATGATTCAAGACTGGTGCAAATGCAGAGTAACACAGGTCCTCAAGACTATGATCACACACCTTTGAAGTTCAAGAGTTTGACAGAAGTGTATGCAAAATGCAATCTGTGCATAGTTGAGCCTGAGAACTTTGAGGAAGCATCACAAGATGAGTCATGGCAGAAGGCCATGCAAGCAGAAATTGGCATGATAGAGAAAAATTGTACTTGGGAACTTGTTGATAGACCACTTGATAAACCAATTGTTGGTGTCAAATGGatctacaaaacaaaattgaacctAGATGGATCTATACAGAAGAATAAGGCAAGGTTAGTGGCTAAGGGATACTCTCAAAAGCCTGGGGTCGATTTTAATGAGACATTTGCTCCTGTGGCAAGACTTGATACTATTAGGACTTTAATTGGACTTGCTGCACAGAAAGGATGGAAGTTGTTCCAACTTGATGTAAAGTCAGCATTTCTGAATGGAGTTCTAAATGAGGAAGTATATGTAGATCAACCACTTGGTTTTGTGATTGAAGGCAAGGAGAATAAAGTTTACAAGCTCAAGAAAGCCTTGTATGGATTGAAACAGGCACCACGGGCCTGGTACAAGGAAATTGACTCTCACTTCTGCAGTACTGGTTTTCATAGAAGTCCAAGTGAAGCAACTCTCTACATCAAAGTCACTGAGGCAGGAATTCTCATTGTTtctttatatgttgatgatattataTATACAGGGAGTTCCAGTGCATTAATGAATGAGTTTAAGGCAGAAATGATGGGAAAATATGAAATGTCTGATTTGGGACAATTACATCATTTTTTGGGACTTGGTGTTATACAAACAGAAGGTAGTATATTTCTGcatcaaaagaaatatgcaagaACCTTGCTGGAGAAATTTGGATTGAAGGAGTGCAAATCTGTTGCAACTCCACTTGCAACAAATGAAAGATTAATCAAAGAAGATGGAAGTGAATTGGCTGATGAAAGTCTCTATAGGCAGATTGTAGGTAGTCTGTTATACTTAACAGCTACAAGACctgatatcatgtttgctgcaaGTCTACTTGCTCGATTCATGCATAATCCAACCAGGAAACATATGGGAACTGCAAAGAGAGTGCTAAGGTATATCCAAGGTACATTGGACTATGGAATTGCATATGAGAAGGGTAAAGATGTTGTGCTTATTGGAtactgtgatagtgattggGCAGGAAGTGAAGATGACATGAAGAGCACCTCCGGATATGCTTTTAGTTTTGGTTCTGGAGCATTTTCTTGGGCCTCAATCAAACAAAGCAGTGTAGCATTGTCCACTGCAGAGGCAGAGTATGTTAGTGCTGCAGAAGCAACTGCTCAAGCCATCTGGTTAAGATTTGTCTTATCAGATTTTGGAGAGGAACAAGTGGAACCAACTCAGATTCTCTGTGATAACACTTCAGCCATTGCAATCTCTAAGAATCCCGTGGCACATCATAAAACAAGACACATAAACAGAAGGTTTCATTTCATCCGAGATGCTCTGCAAAATGGTGAAGTTGATCTGATTTACTGCAAAACTGAAGAACAAGTTGCTGATATCTTTACAAAAGCATTGGCAAGGGATAGATTTGAGTATTTGAGGAAGGCTTTGGGAGTGATTTCAGCTAAAcacttagaagggagtgttagtgtttaagtgttttagttgaAATAAAGCAATGTCTTTTACTTGTTTTTTAATTAGAGCCATTGGATTACATTCCAACAATGAATGCTCTAGATTGAATGACAGTTAGTAATATAGAGTGACAAATGTAGCTATCTCATAGGATAGATGAAATGAATGGCTGTGATGTATTCTTTcttgtgtgagagagagataaaACAGTGCACTACATTTGTTGAAAATGGTTGGACACATTCTGATCAGATCTGAATGATGAAATGAAGTTGAATCATCTTCTCTGTGAATTCTCTTTCTGAAAGTTACATTTCTTCTAAATCCTATAATAATCACTCTTCTCTGTAATCTAACAGCAATAAGGtcagttttctatttttctttttttatcaaataaCATTACTCTTCGATATATTCGTGCATTCACATTCATAAGGCACAAAATCACAGATAAACACATGTTTAAGATAACAAGAGTACCTGAAAGGAGAAGGGAGCTTTGGGAATAGGTGAGGCCTCCTCAATTGGACAGGAAGGGTGTTCAAGAAGAAAATGTCAGCCCAGTCGAGTTTTTGGTCTTCAGAAACTACAAAGgcttgtccaaaaccttccacgtCTCCTGGCTGTTGCCAaaactttttcttctcttccgtGGGTAGGTTGAAGAAGTCTTGAATTTCTGTCCTTATTTTCCCCACCAAGGAAGAGCTCACACCATGGTTTACCAACTGTAAAAACATATAGAGTGAATAATATGGCCAAAAACCTACGAATTAGCAAATTCTAAAAATTCTGTATGCAGGCAAGGTGAAAAAGGTTGGGTTAGGACTAGAAAGTAGAGCCAAGTTCACCAAGAAAAGGAACAAAAAACTAAATATACTTTGATGGTG
Protein-coding regions in this window:
- the LOC126590033 gene encoding protein SRG1-like, producing MEEKASAGKSMYGSSLLVPSVQELVKKPVTTIPPRYIQHHHQDGNQEHEMTINSDYHAHQIPSIDVQKLLSQESTISDSELARLHFACKEWGFFQLVNHGVSSSLVGKIRTEIQDFFNLPTEEKKKFWQQPGDVEGFGQAFVVSEDQKLDWADIFFLNTLPVQLRRPHLFPKLPSPFRETLETYSLELKNLAMTIISHMEKALQTEAKEVTNLFEDGLQAMRMNYYPPCPQPETVIGLTPHSDAIGLTVLLQINEMDGLQVKKDGIWVPVKPLPDAFIVNIGDILEIITNGTYRSIEHRATVNSEKERLSVATFYSPRFGAEIGPASSLITEQTPAAYTRVAIEEYFKAFFERKLNGKSFLDEMKIKYNVKQ